In Spinacia oleracea cultivar Varoflay chromosome 5, BTI_SOV_V1, whole genome shotgun sequence, a single window of DNA contains:
- the LOC110784600 gene encoding conserved oligomeric Golgi complex subunit 1 isoform X1 — MRVPSENQSAAMASGAGFREAESLFRAKPVSDLRNVELNTRKQIEDKKEELRQLIGNRYRDLIDSADSILLMKSSCESISSNITSISDSIYSLSSAVSPKFSSNPNLNRTKIYGIASRVKYLVDTPENIWGCLDEFMFLEASARYIRAKLVYQGLNLVGHDGGMILKKNFPLLNHQWQIVESFKGQISQRSRERLLVMLDKEESDVWKLPIGAFADALAGVAIIDELDPKQAFGLFLDSRKSWILQKLSNVDGNAVVSVLCEVTRIIQVTIGHVGEMFLQVLNDMPLFYKVILESPPAAQLFGGILTPDEEVRLWYEFRDRLESIMVVLDRDFIAKSCSCWLRECGREIVRKIDGRCLIDAIPNGAELASAEKLIRETMDSKDVFEGSLDWLKSVFGSDIELPWSRTRELVLEESVDLWNEIFEDAFVSRMKVVIDSGFDDLTRAVNVSESVHVAGSNFDEKSNFEAYLNRSSADGGVWFVEPNAKKGGVVPSLKALREEFDFGSCLSAYFGPEASQIRDAVDNCCHNVLEDLLYFLESPNAPLRLKDLAPYLQNRCYESISTILIDLTNELDKLRATLDNVNKGGKFPPPGAIIERSLFIGRLLFAFRNHSKHIPVVLGSPRVWANETVTSNSETMPSFSRYSRFSLDSSTHGSPKPLFNNSKKQMSLAASALFGSNDSRSPKLEELTSSMRDLSIAAHGLWISWVSEELANILSKDIRVDDALSATNSLQGWEEIVVNQDQSSESESEMKILLPAMPSLYICSFLFRACEEVHRIGGHVLDKTIMQRFAKRLLEKVIGTYGDLVANGMQMSEKGVLQVLLDLRFASDVLSGYDSTLNDGLLKSPSTKYSYKRKQDRSTSKSATRELVDELINRFSQKLDPIDWQTFEPYLWENERQSYLRHAVLFGFFVQLNRLYTDTVQKLPTNSESNIMRCSTVPRFKYLPVSAPALSSRAVAKSPIRTTSDDVSSRSVWKDLTNGEFSQKVHLDDNSSFGVAAPFLKSVMSQVGTRFGEGTFKLGSMLTDARFKDKSAASMSFGDILPVQAAGLLSSFTTTRSDS, encoded by the exons ATGAGAGTTCCGTCGGAAAATCAATCGGCGGCAATGGCGTCGGGAGCGGGGTTTCGGGAAGCCGAATCACTGTTTCGCGCAAAACCAGTTTCGGATCTCCGAAACGTGGAGTTGAACACCCGGAAACAGATCGAAGACAAGAAAGAAGAGCTTCGTCAGCTGATCGGGAATCGTTACAGAGATCTGATCGACTCGGCCGATTCAATCTTGTTGATGAAATCTTCTTGTGAGTCAATCTCTTCCAACATTACTTCGATCTCTGATTCTatttattctctctcctctgccgTGAGTCCTAAGTTTTCGTCTAACCCTAACCTTAATCGAACTAAAATCTATGGCATTGCTAGTAGGGTTAAGTATTTGGTTGACACACCCGAGAATATTTGGGGGTGTTTGGATGAATTCATGTTTTTGGAGGCTAGTGCTAGATATATTAGGGCCAAATTGGTGTATCAAGGGTTAAATTTGGTTGGGCATGATGGGGGTATGATTTTGAAAAAGAATTTCCCTTTGTTGAATCATCAATGGCAAATTGTTGAGAGTTTTAAGGGTCAGATTTCACAGCGAAGTCGAGAGAGGTTGTTAGTGATGTTGGATAAGGAAGAGAGTGATGTTTGGAAGCTCCCGATTGGGGCATTTGCTGATGCTCTTGCTGGTGTGGCTATTATCGATGAATTGGATCCTAAGCAGGCTTTTGGGTTGTTTTTGGACTCGAGGAAGTCGTGGATTTTGCAAAAGTTGAGTAATGTCGATGGTAATGCTGTGGTTTCTGTGCTTTGTGAGGTGACGAGGATAATTCAGGTTACAATAGGTCATGTAGGGGAGATGTTTTTGCAAGTTTTGAATGATATGCCCTTGTTTTATAAGGTGATTTTGGAATCGCCTCCTGCTGCACAGTTATTTGGTGGTATACTTACTCCGGATGAAGAGGTAAGATTGTGGTATGAGTTTAGAGATAGGTTGGAATCGATTATGGTGGTGCTTGATCGAGATTTTATTGCAAAATCATGTTCTTGCTGGCTGAGGGAATGTGGGAGAGAGATTGTGAGAAAGATTGATGGGAGGTGTCTCATTGATGCGATCCCAAATGGTGCAGAGCTCGCATCAGCTGAAAAGCTCATACGGGAGACTATGGACAGTAAAGATGTTTTTGAAGGAAGCTTGGATTGGTTGAAGAGTGTATTTGGTTCTGATATTGAGCTTCCTTGGAGTAGGACTAGGGAACTTGTTTTGGAGGAGAGTGTGGACCTTTGGAATGAGATATTTGAGGATGCTTTTGTATCGAGAATGAAAGTGGTAATTGACTCAGGATTCGATGATTTGACTAGGGCTGTAAATGTTTCAGAGTCTGTTCATGTGGCTGGAAGCAATTTTGATGAGAAAAGTAATTTCGAAGCATATTTAAACAGATCCTCCGCTGATGGAGGGGTGTGGTTTGTTGAGCCAAATGCTAAAAAGGGTGGCGTCGTCCCTAGCTTAAAGGCCTTACGTGAGGAATTTGACTTTGGTAGTTGTCTGAGTGCATATTTTGGGCCAGAAGCTAGCCAAATCAGGGATGCAGTTGATAATTGCTGCCATAATGTGCTGGAGGACTTGCTTTACTTTTTAGAATCTCCAAATGCGCCTTTGAGGTTGAAAGACCTGGCACCATATTTGCAGAACCGATGTTATGAAAGCATATCCACTATTCTGATAGATTTGACGAATGAACTTGACAAATTACGTGCTACCCTCGACAATGTAAACAAGGGAGGCAAGTTTCCGCCACCAGGTGCAATTATCGAGAGATCTCTTTTTATCGGAAGGCTGTTGTTTGCTTTCAGAAATCACTCAAAGCACATCCCGGTGGTGTTAGGTTCACCAAGAGTCTGGGCTAATGAAACTGTAACTTCAAATTCAGAGACAATGCCTTCTTTTTCACGGTACTCTAGGTTTTCTTTGGACTCTTCAACACATGGTAGCCCAAAGCCATTGTTCAATAACTCTAAAAAACAAATGTCACTTGCTGCTTCTGCTTTATTTGGATCAAATGACAGTAGAAGCCCAAAACTTGAAGAACTCACAAGCAGTATGAGAGACCTCTCCATCGCCGCTCATGGTTTGTGGATCTCATGGGTATCTGAGGAGCTTGCAAATATTCTCTCGAAGGACATCAGAGTAGATGATGCTTTATCAGCTACAAATTCTTTGCAA GGCTGGGAGGAGATAGTAGTTAATCAAGACCAATCAAGTGAAAGCGAGtcagaaatgaaaatattgcttCCAGCCATGCCTTCTTTGTATATATGTTCATTTTTATTCAGAGCATGTGAAGAAGTTCATCGCATTGGAGGCCATGTTCTGGATAAGACTATTATGCAGCGATTTGCAAAGAGGCTGCTGGAAAAG GTTATTGGAACTTATGGCGACCTTGTGGCTAATGGAATGCAAATGTCAGAGAAAGGAGTTCTTCAAGTTCTCTTAGACTTGAGATTTGCTTCTGACGTTCTTTCTGGATATGATTCCACTTTGAATGATGGATTGTTAAAAAGTCCATCTACGAAATATAGTTACAAGAGGAAGCAAGATAGGAGCACATCCAAGTCAGCTACTAGAGAACTTGTTGATGAGCTAATAAACCGCTTTTCACAGAAGCTGGATCCAATTGATTGGCAAAC GTTTGAGCCGTACCTTTGGGAAAATGAGAGACAGTCTTATTTAAGACACGCAGTCCTCTTTGGTTTCTTTGTTCAACTCAATCGCTTGTATACAGATACGGTTCAGAAACTCCCTACCAATTCAGAGTCGAATATAATGAGATGCTCCACTGTTCCTCGATTCAAATACCTTCCTGTCAG CGCGCCTGCTTTGTCTTCTAGGGCTGTTGCTAAGTCACCGATTCGGACTACTTCTGATGATGTATCGTCAAGAAGTGTGTGGAAAGATCTTACAAATGGCGAGTTCTCCCAGAAGGTTCATTTGGATGACAACTCAAGCTTTGGAGTGGCAGCCCCATTTTTGAAGTCTGTCATGTCG CAGGTTGGCACTAGATTTGGAGAGGGGACGTTTAAACTGGGTTCAATGCTAACGGATGCACGCTTCAAGGATAAGTCGGCTGCTTCCATGTCATTTGGTGATATTTTACCAGTCCAAGCTGCAGGTCTCCTCTCGTCATTTACAACCACCAGATCTGATTCTTAA
- the LOC110784600 gene encoding conserved oligomeric Golgi complex subunit 1 isoform X2, whose protein sequence is MRVPSENQSAAMASGAGFREAESLFRAKPVSDLRNVELNTRKQIEDKKEELRQLIGNRYRDLIDSADSILLMKSSCESISSNITSISDSIYSLSSAVSPKFSSNPNLNRTKIYGIASRVKYLVDTPENIWGCLDEFMFLEASARYIRAKLVYQGLNLVGHDGGMILKKNFPLLNHQWQIVESFKGQISQRSRERLLVMLDKEESDVWKLPIGAFADALAGVAIIDELDPKQAFGLFLDSRKSWILQKLSNVDGNAVVSVLCEVTRIIQVTIGHVGEMFLQVLNDMPLFYKVILESPPAAQLFGGILTPDEEVRLWYEFRDRLESIMVVLDRDFIAKSCSCWLRECGREIVRKIDGRCLIDAIPNGAELASAEKLIRETMDSKDVFEGSLDWLKSVFGSDIELPWSRTRELVLEESVDLWNEIFEDAFVSRMKVVIDSGFDDLTRAVNVSESVHVAGSNFDEKSNFEAYLNRSSADGGVWFVEPNAKKGGVVPSLKALREEFDFGSCLSAYFGPEASQIRDAVDNCCHNVLEDLLYFLESPNAPLRLKDLAPYLQNRCYESISTILIDLTNELDKLRATLDNVNKGGKFPPPGAIIERSLFIGRLLFAFRNHSKHIPVVLGSPRVWANETVTSNSETMPSFSRYSRFSLDSSTHGSPKPLFNNSKKQMSLAASALFGSNDSRSPKLEELTSSMRDLSIAAHGLWISWVSEELANILSKDIRVDDALSATNSLQGWEEIVVNQDQSSESESEMKILLPAMPSLYICSFLFRACEEVHRIGGHVLDKTIMQRFAKRLLEKVIGTYGDLVANGMQMSEKGVLQVLLDLRFASDVLSGYDSTLNDGLLKSPSTKYSYKRKQDRSTSKSATRELVDELINRFSQKLDPIDWQTFEPYLWENERQSYLRHAVLFGFFVQLNRLYTDTVQKLPTNSESNIMRCSTVPRFKYLPVSAPALSSRAVAKSPIRTTSDDVSSRSVWKDLTNGEFSQKVHLDDNSSFGVAAPFLKSVMSVGTRFGEGTFKLGSMLTDARFKDKSAASMSFGDILPVQAAGLLSSFTTTRSDS, encoded by the exons ATGAGAGTTCCGTCGGAAAATCAATCGGCGGCAATGGCGTCGGGAGCGGGGTTTCGGGAAGCCGAATCACTGTTTCGCGCAAAACCAGTTTCGGATCTCCGAAACGTGGAGTTGAACACCCGGAAACAGATCGAAGACAAGAAAGAAGAGCTTCGTCAGCTGATCGGGAATCGTTACAGAGATCTGATCGACTCGGCCGATTCAATCTTGTTGATGAAATCTTCTTGTGAGTCAATCTCTTCCAACATTACTTCGATCTCTGATTCTatttattctctctcctctgccgTGAGTCCTAAGTTTTCGTCTAACCCTAACCTTAATCGAACTAAAATCTATGGCATTGCTAGTAGGGTTAAGTATTTGGTTGACACACCCGAGAATATTTGGGGGTGTTTGGATGAATTCATGTTTTTGGAGGCTAGTGCTAGATATATTAGGGCCAAATTGGTGTATCAAGGGTTAAATTTGGTTGGGCATGATGGGGGTATGATTTTGAAAAAGAATTTCCCTTTGTTGAATCATCAATGGCAAATTGTTGAGAGTTTTAAGGGTCAGATTTCACAGCGAAGTCGAGAGAGGTTGTTAGTGATGTTGGATAAGGAAGAGAGTGATGTTTGGAAGCTCCCGATTGGGGCATTTGCTGATGCTCTTGCTGGTGTGGCTATTATCGATGAATTGGATCCTAAGCAGGCTTTTGGGTTGTTTTTGGACTCGAGGAAGTCGTGGATTTTGCAAAAGTTGAGTAATGTCGATGGTAATGCTGTGGTTTCTGTGCTTTGTGAGGTGACGAGGATAATTCAGGTTACAATAGGTCATGTAGGGGAGATGTTTTTGCAAGTTTTGAATGATATGCCCTTGTTTTATAAGGTGATTTTGGAATCGCCTCCTGCTGCACAGTTATTTGGTGGTATACTTACTCCGGATGAAGAGGTAAGATTGTGGTATGAGTTTAGAGATAGGTTGGAATCGATTATGGTGGTGCTTGATCGAGATTTTATTGCAAAATCATGTTCTTGCTGGCTGAGGGAATGTGGGAGAGAGATTGTGAGAAAGATTGATGGGAGGTGTCTCATTGATGCGATCCCAAATGGTGCAGAGCTCGCATCAGCTGAAAAGCTCATACGGGAGACTATGGACAGTAAAGATGTTTTTGAAGGAAGCTTGGATTGGTTGAAGAGTGTATTTGGTTCTGATATTGAGCTTCCTTGGAGTAGGACTAGGGAACTTGTTTTGGAGGAGAGTGTGGACCTTTGGAATGAGATATTTGAGGATGCTTTTGTATCGAGAATGAAAGTGGTAATTGACTCAGGATTCGATGATTTGACTAGGGCTGTAAATGTTTCAGAGTCTGTTCATGTGGCTGGAAGCAATTTTGATGAGAAAAGTAATTTCGAAGCATATTTAAACAGATCCTCCGCTGATGGAGGGGTGTGGTTTGTTGAGCCAAATGCTAAAAAGGGTGGCGTCGTCCCTAGCTTAAAGGCCTTACGTGAGGAATTTGACTTTGGTAGTTGTCTGAGTGCATATTTTGGGCCAGAAGCTAGCCAAATCAGGGATGCAGTTGATAATTGCTGCCATAATGTGCTGGAGGACTTGCTTTACTTTTTAGAATCTCCAAATGCGCCTTTGAGGTTGAAAGACCTGGCACCATATTTGCAGAACCGATGTTATGAAAGCATATCCACTATTCTGATAGATTTGACGAATGAACTTGACAAATTACGTGCTACCCTCGACAATGTAAACAAGGGAGGCAAGTTTCCGCCACCAGGTGCAATTATCGAGAGATCTCTTTTTATCGGAAGGCTGTTGTTTGCTTTCAGAAATCACTCAAAGCACATCCCGGTGGTGTTAGGTTCACCAAGAGTCTGGGCTAATGAAACTGTAACTTCAAATTCAGAGACAATGCCTTCTTTTTCACGGTACTCTAGGTTTTCTTTGGACTCTTCAACACATGGTAGCCCAAAGCCATTGTTCAATAACTCTAAAAAACAAATGTCACTTGCTGCTTCTGCTTTATTTGGATCAAATGACAGTAGAAGCCCAAAACTTGAAGAACTCACAAGCAGTATGAGAGACCTCTCCATCGCCGCTCATGGTTTGTGGATCTCATGGGTATCTGAGGAGCTTGCAAATATTCTCTCGAAGGACATCAGAGTAGATGATGCTTTATCAGCTACAAATTCTTTGCAA GGCTGGGAGGAGATAGTAGTTAATCAAGACCAATCAAGTGAAAGCGAGtcagaaatgaaaatattgcttCCAGCCATGCCTTCTTTGTATATATGTTCATTTTTATTCAGAGCATGTGAAGAAGTTCATCGCATTGGAGGCCATGTTCTGGATAAGACTATTATGCAGCGATTTGCAAAGAGGCTGCTGGAAAAG GTTATTGGAACTTATGGCGACCTTGTGGCTAATGGAATGCAAATGTCAGAGAAAGGAGTTCTTCAAGTTCTCTTAGACTTGAGATTTGCTTCTGACGTTCTTTCTGGATATGATTCCACTTTGAATGATGGATTGTTAAAAAGTCCATCTACGAAATATAGTTACAAGAGGAAGCAAGATAGGAGCACATCCAAGTCAGCTACTAGAGAACTTGTTGATGAGCTAATAAACCGCTTTTCACAGAAGCTGGATCCAATTGATTGGCAAAC GTTTGAGCCGTACCTTTGGGAAAATGAGAGACAGTCTTATTTAAGACACGCAGTCCTCTTTGGTTTCTTTGTTCAACTCAATCGCTTGTATACAGATACGGTTCAGAAACTCCCTACCAATTCAGAGTCGAATATAATGAGATGCTCCACTGTTCCTCGATTCAAATACCTTCCTGTCAG CGCGCCTGCTTTGTCTTCTAGGGCTGTTGCTAAGTCACCGATTCGGACTACTTCTGATGATGTATCGTCAAGAAGTGTGTGGAAAGATCTTACAAATGGCGAGTTCTCCCAGAAGGTTCATTTGGATGACAACTCAAGCTTTGGAGTGGCAGCCCCATTTTTGAAGTCTGTCATGTCG GTTGGCACTAGATTTGGAGAGGGGACGTTTAAACTGGGTTCAATGCTAACGGATGCACGCTTCAAGGATAAGTCGGCTGCTTCCATGTCATTTGGTGATATTTTACCAGTCCAAGCTGCAGGTCTCCTCTCGTCATTTACAACCACCAGATCTGATTCTTAA
- the LOC110784602 gene encoding uncharacterized protein: MHTQEATIDGENNEMKADEVLQSESQSNEIKCGQNNGKENSVEQHKLSLMKLIVVRGDPSAKEADDLMLRRFLRARDLDVEKAAGLFLRYLKWRRTFVPNGSISEAEIQYDLGHKKMFLQGFDKQGRPINVVFGAKHFQNPKSGGLDEFKRFCVYSLDKICSRMPPGQEKYLGIADLQGWGYSNTDVRAYIGVLSLLQECYPERLGKMLIVHAPKIFMAVWKIIYPFIDEKTKTKMVFVENKRLKSTLLEDIDESQLPEIYGGKLPLVPIQDA, encoded by the exons ATGCATACGCAGGAAGCAACAATTGATGGTGAGAACAATGAGATGAAAGCAGATGAAGTTCTACAATCGGAGTCGCAAAGTAATGAAATCAAATGCGGGCAGAATAATGGCAAGGAGAATTCTGTGGAACAACACAAACTCTCTCTCATGAAACTTATTGTTGTTCGTGGAGATCCCTCTGCTAAG GAAGCAGATGACTTGATGTTGAGGAGATTCTTAAGAGCCCGGGACTTGGACGTGGAAAAAGCAGCCGGTTTGTTCTTGAGGTATCTGAAATGGAGGAGGACATTTGTACCCAATGGTTCTATCTCCGAGGCAGAGATACAGTATGATCTCGGCCACAAGAAAATGTTTCTTCAAGGCTTTGATAAACAAGGTCGCCCAATTAATGTAGTCTTTGGAGCTAAACACTTCCAAAATCCTAAATCAGGGGGTCTTGATGAGTTCAAGC GTTTCTGTGTCTATTCTCTTGACAAAATATGCTCAAG GATGCCCCCTGGACAGGAAAAGTATCTGGGAATTGCAGATCTTCAAGGATGGGGATATTCTAACACAGACGTCCGTGCATATATTGGGGTTCTCTCTCTTCTGCAG GAATGCTACCCAGAAAGATTGGGGAAGATGCTGATAGTTCACGCCCCGAAAATCTTTATGGCAGTGTGGAAGATTATCTACCCTTTCATAGATGAAAAAACCAAGACTAAG ATGGTATTCGTGGAGAATAAACGCCTAAAATCAACCTTGCTAGAAGACATTGATGAGAGCCAGCTTCCTGAAATATATGGAGGCAAACTGCCGCTGGTACCAATTCAAGATGCCTGA
- the LOC110784603 gene encoding uncharacterized protein: MAETNHASNNGKDNTAEHHKLALMRAFVESRDPSSKEVDDLALRRFLRARDLNVEKASGMFLKYLKWRTTFLPKGCVTEAEIQHDLSQNKIHLGGQDKKGRPIVVAFAGRHYQNSKSGGLDEFKRLVVYTLDKLCARMPVGQEKFLAIGDLQGWGYSNSDIRGYLGSLSILQDCYPERLGKLYIVHAPKVFMAVWKIIYPFIDDNTKTKIEFVEKKQLKSTMLQDIDESQLPDIYGGKFSIVPIQDA; encoded by the exons ATGGCAGAAACAAATCATGCCAGCAATAATGGCAAGGATAACACAGCAGAGCATCATAAACTCGCCCTGATGCGAGCATTTGTCGAAAGCCGTGATCCCTCTTCTAAG GAGGTAGATGACTTGGCATTGAGAAGATTCTTAAGAGCTCGTGATCTAAATGTGGAGAAGGCGAGTGGCATGTTCTTAAAGTATTTGAAATGGAGGACAACTTTTCTACCAAAAGGCTGTGTCACAGAGGCAGAGATACAGCATGACCTTTCTCAGAACAAAATTCATCTAGGAGGCCAAGACAAGAAAGGACGCCCAATTGTGGTTGCATTCGCAGGTCGCCACTACCAGAATTCCAAATCAGGGGGTCTTGATGAGTTCAAGC GTCTTGTTGTGTATACTCTTGACAAGTTATGCGCAAG GATGCCCGTTGGACAGGAAAAGTTTCTTGCTATAGGAGATCTTCAAGGATGGGGATACTCCAACAGTGACATCCGAGGATATCTTGGGTCTCTCTCTATTTTACAG GACTGCTACCCGGAAAGACTAGGGAAGCTGTACATAGTGCACGCGCCAAAAGTCTTTATGGCAGTATGGAAGATTATCTACCCCTTTATTGATGACAACACCAAAACTAAG ATAGAATTTGTGGAGAAGAAACAGCTGAAATCAACCATGCTACAAGACATTGATGAGAGCCAACTCCCAGATATATATGGAGGCAAATTTTCAATAGTGCCCATTCAAGATGCCTGA